CTCGTCCTTCGTCCTCAAGGCTGCGCGCACCGAAGCGGACCGGGTGCTGGCGCGAGCGGATCGGACGATCATGCCGGCAGAGCAGTTCGACGAGATGATGGCAGCCCTGGACAAGCCCGACGAGTCGACCAGGCTCGCCGATATCGCCGCCAGGCCGCGGAGGTTCCGCCGCAGATGACCGAATGGCTCTCCGGGCCGCTGGAACCGCAACACGATGTCGAGGATTTCGACTGCGGGGTCGATTCCCTCAACAGGTGGCTCATCGGGCATGCGCGCAGCGCCGCTGTCAGTGGCACTGCCAGAACGTACGTATGGACAGAAGAAGCTCCTGACCCGGCAGTGATGGCCTACTACGCGATCGCGCCCACCGTGGTCGTCCGCGATCAACTCAGCAAGAAGCTGGCTGGCGGATCGGGCGACGTACCCGGCTACCTCCTGTGCAAGCTGGCTTTGCACAGGGATCTGCACGGACAGAAGCTCGG
Above is a window of Micromonospora yangpuensis DNA encoding:
- a CDS encoding DUF1778 domain-containing protein, translating into MAPKTERIEMRTDPETSDLLARAARTRDESVSSFVLKAARTEADRVLARADRTIMPAEQFDEMMAALDKPDESTRLADIAARPRRFRRR